A part of Pelecanus crispus isolate bPelCri1 chromosome 22, bPelCri1.pri, whole genome shotgun sequence genomic DNA contains:
- the PEX19 gene encoding LOW QUALITY PROTEIN: peroxisomal biogenesis factor 19 (The sequence of the model RefSeq protein was modified relative to this genomic sequence to represent the inferred CDS: deleted 1 base in 1 codon) produces MAAEPGPGPDPELEELLDSALDDFEKARPAAPPPPPPPPPPGAQPSPSAAAKASLFASQERFFQELFEGELASQAAAEFEQAMQELAREEPHLVEQFQKLSEAAGRVGSDAASQQEFTSCLKETLSGLAKNATDLQNPSASEEELAKALEGLGLEEGDGEGSVLPVMRSIMQSLLSKDVLYPSLKEITEKYPEWLQRHGEALPAEQYERYRAQHGVMGRICQQLEGERPGEGEEERRARFETLLDLMQQLQDLGHPPKELAGESPPGFNPELPGAAGGEQCRLM; encoded by the exons atggcggcggagccgggcccgggccccgacccggagctggaggagctgctggaca GCGCCCTGGACGACTTCGAGAAGGCCaggcccgccgcccccccgccgccgccgccgccgccgccccccggggcccaGCCCTcgcccagcgccgccgccaaG gccTCCCTCTTCGCCTCGCAGGAGAGGTTTTTCCAGGAGCTCTTCGAGGGGGAGCTGGCCTCGCAGGCGGCGGCTGAGTTCGAGCAGGCCATGCAGGAGCTGGCCCGGGAGGAGCCGCACTTGGTGGAGCAATTCCAGAAGCTGTCGGAGGCGGCCGGCAGAGTGG GCAGCGACGCGGCGTCGCAGCAGGAATTCACCTCCTGCCTGAAGGAGACGCTGAGCGGCCTGGCCAAGAACGCCACCGACCTGCAG AACCCCTCGGCCTCGGAGGAGGAGCTGGCGAAGGcgctggaggggctggggctggaggagggcgATGGCGAGGGCAGCGTGCTGCCCGTCATGCGGAGCATCATGCAGAGCCTGCTCTCCAAGGACGTGCTCTACCCCTCGCTCAAGGAGATCACCGAAAAG TACCCCGAGTGGCTGCAGCGGCACGGCGAGGCGCTGCCGGCCGAGCAGTACGAGCGG TACCGGGCGCAGCACGGCGTGATGGGCCGcatctgccagcagctggagggcgAGCGGCCGGGCGAGGGCGAGGAGGAGCGGCGGGCGCGCTTCGAGACCCTCCTCGACCTCATGCAGCAG CTGCAGGACCTGGGGCACCCACCCAAGGAGCTGGCCGGGGAGTCG ccccccggcttCAACCCGGAGCTGccaggggcggcgggcggcgagcAGTGCCGCCTGATGTAG